The genomic stretch AGCTGAAATAGCAGCTCCGATCACATCGGGAGCAAGTCCCAATGATTTGGCGCCATATATAGGCAGTAAGCTGACAAGAACAGCTCCTCTTACAAACTCGACAACGAACAAAATAACGGAGATAAGACGCATCTCCGCCCCAAACCAACCGTTCTGATTTGTATGCACGGACAAGCCCTTCTCTCCTATAGAGTCGCTGTATTCTCCATTATACGCAAATTGGATAACATATCAAAAACAATGGCTTCCGCTGCTGCGTGCTTAACTTGAAGCTGCTTCGTGGACAGCTTGCTTACGGTAAGAAGGAGTGGGTCGCGCATGAGTTTCAAAATGCTGGCTGTGAGCTCCCTAGCCTCATAGGATATAACAGCTGCTCCCTTGGATGCGAGATAAAGCGCATTTTGTTTTTCTTGTCCAGGAACCGGTTTATAGATAAAGATAGGCAATCCGGCAGCAATTCCTTCGGAGAGCGTAACGCCGCCAGGCTTGGTTACGAGACAATCAGAAATGGCCATTAGCTCATGAATAGACTCTAGGTAGCCATACACTTGCAAGCGTGAGGCGCCTTCGCGGTTTTGAAATTGCTGCTCTATGGCGTCCTTCATAAGAAGATTGCGTCCGCATACGAGTGCGATCTGGATGTTATCGTCCAGAAGAAGCTGGCTGCATATTTGGAATAGATTGGGGACAACACCCTGCGCGCCTGCCATAATAAGAACGACCGGGGAGTCGGGGCTCAGCTTATAGCGGTCATATAGCAGCGAGCTAGCTTTTGTTGCGTAAAAACCGCGCTTAAGCGGGATTCCGCTCACTTGAATGGCAATTTCGGGAATGCCTAGCAGCACCAGCTCTTGCTTCAAATCCTCGGTTGCCACATAATAGCGGTCGATGCTGGGATGAACCCAGCGGCGATGCAAATCAAAATCGGTGATGACAGCGTAGGAGGGGGGCTGAGGGCTATTGCGCCGTTTAGTCTCCGCAAGCCCAAAGCCCGGAAAGGTATGTAGAACGATATCCGGCTGCTCTATTTCGAGAATTCGCCTGATCTTATCGCTTCCAAAGGAATGAAGCAGGCTGCCGAAAAAGGAATCATGATTCATCAGTTTAGTGAAATCATACATCCAGCCGTATAGTGAAGGCATAGAAGAGTAGCTTTTTAAGTAGAATCGTCTGGTCAGCTCGTTCAGCCAAGGGTGAGATTCTGCCATTAGATCTATCATTACAGTATGATAATTGCCTGTCTCCTCCCATGCGCCCTTAATTGCGCGAGCTACTTGCAGATGGCCTTCTCCGTAAGACGCGTACAAAATGAGCAGCTTCGGCTGTGAATCGTTAACAACAGAAATCATAAGCACACCTCCTGCCGTTAGTGTAGCCACCAATTGTCATGCGATGATGAACGCAGTTTGGTTAAATTGTGTAATTTTTGTATAATGGTTACGTAATCCATCCTATTTCAAAAATTGAAGGAGCGATGATTAGAATGCAATACACGAAGCTGGGAAGATCGGGACTGCGAGTAAGCCGTTTATGCCTTGGTACGATGAATTTTGGAGTAGATACCGATGAAAAGGAATCATTTCGTATACTAGATGCTGCGCGAGACGCAGGAATTAACTTTATTGATACCGCGAATATTTATGGCTGGGGAGAGAATGCTGGCCGTACAGAAGAAATTATCGGAAATTGGTTCGAGCAGGGCGGGG from Paenibacillus sp. FSL H8-0548 encodes the following:
- a CDS encoding glycosyltransferase; this translates as MISVVNDSQPKLLILYASYGEGHLQVARAIKGAWEETGNYHTVMIDLMAESHPWLNELTRRFYLKSYSSMPSLYGWMYDFTKLMNHDSFFGSLLHSFGSDKIRRILEIEQPDIVLHTFPGFGLAETKRRNSPQPPSYAVITDFDLHRRWVHPSIDRYYVATEDLKQELVLLGIPEIAIQVSGIPLKRGFYATKASSLLYDRYKLSPDSPVVLIMAGAQGVVPNLFQICSQLLLDDNIQIALVCGRNLLMKDAIEQQFQNREGASRLQVYGYLESIHELMAISDCLVTKPGGVTLSEGIAAGLPIFIYKPVPGQEKQNALYLASKGAAVISYEARELTASILKLMRDPLLLTVSKLSTKQLQVKHAAAEAIVFDMLSNLRIMENTATL